One window of Mauremys reevesii isolate NIE-2019 linkage group 4, ASM1616193v1, whole genome shotgun sequence genomic DNA carries:
- the F2 gene encoding prothrombin isoform X2: protein MHEGEGEKPSGGGTAVPDTPHTLTSWVLFLHVGSTLTQTGLGLLLSCSLFISPAAEAYTMRHRRVRVLSSLLLFCLLHLVLSHDRVFLGQQQALSLLKRPRRANRGFLEEMLKGNLERECLEEKCSYEEAYEALESTVRTDEFWRKYRECESQRKLRTALDECLAGNCVSGSGQNYRGTVSVTKSGIECQFWTSKFPHRPEFNVTTHLDANLTKNYCRNPDNNPNGPWCYTRDPTVRREECAVPVCGQDKTTVPFIPRTPPLDKTQEPCETDKGLLYNGNRSVTVSGAKCLPWASDKAKELSHGTMFLPEVKLVENYCRNPDGDDEGVWCYVHHPNTTFEYCDLHYCARPLDEMDDVIAGRTITQEHQTFFDVKTFGSGEADCGTRPLFEKKKISDKSEQELLASYIGGRIVKGENAEVGSAPWQVMLFRKSPQELLCGASLISDRWVLTAAHCLFYPPWDKNFTTDDILVRIGKHQRTKYERNTEKIAMLDKIIIHPKYNWKENLDRDIALMLLKKPIVFSDYIHPVCLPTRELVQSLMLTGFKGRVSGWGNLYETWSSGTAALPSVLQQVNLPIVSQDTCKASTNIKLTDNMFCAGYSPEDSKRGDACEGDSGGPFVMKSPADNRWYQVGIVSWGEGCDRDGKYGFYTHVFRLKKWMLKTINKYGQ from the exons ATGCacgaaggggagggagagaagccaaGTGGAGGAGGGACAGCTGTCCCTGACACACCACACACCCTGACCTCCTGGGTCCTATTTCTTCATGTTGGTTCAACATTAACCCAGACAGGGCTGGGACTTCTCTTGTCCTGCTCCCTCTTCATTTCCCCTGCAGCTGAGGCATATACCATGAGGCACAGGAGAGTCAGAGTGCTGAGCAGCCTGCTCCTTTTCTGCCTTCTGCACCTCGTGCTGAGCCATGACAGGG TTTTCCTTGGGCAGCAGCAAGCGCTTTCCCTGCTCAAGCGCCCGCGACGTGCCAACAGGGGATTCCTGGAAGAGATGCTCAAAGGCAACCTGGAACGGGAGTGTCTAGAAGAGAAATGTAGCTACGAGGAGGCCTATGAAGCCCTCGAGTCCACTGTTCGCACG GATGAATTCTGGAGGAAATACAGGG AATGTGAATCCCAGAGGAAGCTCAGGACAGCACTGGATGAGTGTTTGGCAG GAAACTGTGTCTCAGGAAGTGGGCAGAACTATCGAGGGACAGTTTCTGTCACCAAGTCGGGGATTGAATGTCAGTTCTGGACAAGCAAATTCCCTCACAGACCTGA GTTTAACGTCACCACCCATCTGGATGCCAATCTCACCAAGAATTACTGCAGAAACCCAGACAACAACCCAAATGGCCCCTGGTGCTACACCCGAGACCCAACAGTGCGACGGGAGGAGTGTGCTGTTCCAGTGTGTG GTCAGGACAAGACCACAGTTCCATTTATTCCCCGGACTCCTCCACTGGACAAAACACAGGAGCCATGTGAAACAGACAAAGGGCTGCTTTACAATGGGAATCGCTCTGTCACCGTCTCTGGGGCCAAGTGTTTGCCATGGGCCTCAGACAAGGCAAAGGAGCTGTCCCATGGAACTATGTTTCTCCCAGAAGTGAAGCTGGTGGAGAATTATTGCCGGAATCCTGATGGGGATGATGAAGGTGTTTGGTGTTATGTGCATCATCCAAATACTACCTTTGAGTACTGTGACCTGCACTACTGTG caaggCCTTTGGATGAGATGGACGACGTAATAGCAGGGCGGACCATTACCCAAGAGCACCAAACCTTCTTTGATGTTAAGACTTTTGGTTCAGGTGAAGCAG ATTGTGGCACCCGTCCCCTGTTTGAGAAGAAAAAGATTTCTGATAAGAGTGAGCAGGAGCTGTTGGCATCCTACATTGGGGGCCGGATTGTAAAGGGGGAAAATGCAGAAGTTGGCAGTGCCCCCTG GCAGGTGATGCTTTTTAGGAAGAGTCCACAGGAGTTGCTGTGTGGTGCCAGCCTCATCAGTGACCGCTGGGTCCTTACTGCTGCCCACTGCCTCTTTTACCCACCCTGGGACAAGAACTTCACCACAGATGACATCTTGGTGCGGATTGGGAAGCACCAGAGAACAAA GTACGAGCGGAACACAGAGAAAATCGCCATGCTGGATAAAATCATCATCCATCCCAAGTACAACTGGAAAGAGAACCTGGACCGAGACATTGCACTGATGCTCCTGAAGAAACCCATAGTCTTCAGCGACTACATCCACCCTGTCTGCCTGCCCACCAGGGAGCTGGTGCAGAG CCTGATGCTGACAGGATTCAAAGGGCGGGTATCTGGATGGGGAAATCTGTATGAGACCTGGAGCTCTGGCACCGCTGCACTGCCCTCAGTTCTGCAACAGGTGAACCTCCCCATAGTCAGCCAGGATACCTGCAAGGCATCCACTAACATCAAACTCACTGACAACATGTTCTGTGCAG GATACAGTCCTGAAGACTCCAAGAGAGGGGATGCTTGCGAGGGGGACAGCGGGGGCCCTTTTGTCATGAAG AGCCCAGCAGATAACCGCTGGTATCAGGTGGGGATCGTCTCATGGGGAGAAGGCTGTGATCGTGATGGTAAATACGGATTTTATACACATGTATTCCGCTTGAAGAAATGGATGCTAAAAACCATCAACAAATATGGGCAATAA
- the F2 gene encoding prothrombin isoform X1, whose translation MRHRRVRVLSSLLLFCLLHLVLSHDRALCRVTGQCSGLVVFLGQQQALSLLKRPRRANRGFLEEMLKGNLERECLEEKCSYEEAYEALESTVRTDEFWRKYRECESQRKLRTALDECLAGNCVSGSGQNYRGTVSVTKSGIECQFWTSKFPHRPEFNVTTHLDANLTKNYCRNPDNNPNGPWCYTRDPTVRREECAVPVCGQDKTTVPFIPRTPPLDKTQEPCETDKGLLYNGNRSVTVSGAKCLPWASDKAKELSHGTMFLPEVKLVENYCRNPDGDDEGVWCYVHHPNTTFEYCDLHYCARPLDEMDDVIAGRTITQEHQTFFDVKTFGSGEADCGTRPLFEKKKISDKSEQELLASYIGGRIVKGENAEVGSAPWQVMLFRKSPQELLCGASLISDRWVLTAAHCLFYPPWDKNFTTDDILVRIGKHQRTKYERNTEKIAMLDKIIIHPKYNWKENLDRDIALMLLKKPIVFSDYIHPVCLPTRELVQSLMLTGFKGRVSGWGNLYETWSSGTAALPSVLQQVNLPIVSQDTCKASTNIKLTDNMFCAGYSPEDSKRGDACEGDSGGPFVMKSPADNRWYQVGIVSWGEGCDRDGKYGFYTHVFRLKKWMLKTINKYGQ comes from the exons ATGAGGCACAGGAGAGTCAGAGTGCTGAGCAGCCTGCTCCTTTTCTGCCTTCTGCACCTCGTGCTGAGCCATGACAGGG ctctgtgtCGAGTGACTGGTCAGTGTTCTGGTTTGGTAGTTTTCCTTGGGCAGCAGCAAGCGCTTTCCCTGCTCAAGCGCCCGCGACGTGCCAACAGGGGATTCCTGGAAGAGATGCTCAAAGGCAACCTGGAACGGGAGTGTCTAGAAGAGAAATGTAGCTACGAGGAGGCCTATGAAGCCCTCGAGTCCACTGTTCGCACG GATGAATTCTGGAGGAAATACAGGG AATGTGAATCCCAGAGGAAGCTCAGGACAGCACTGGATGAGTGTTTGGCAG GAAACTGTGTCTCAGGAAGTGGGCAGAACTATCGAGGGACAGTTTCTGTCACCAAGTCGGGGATTGAATGTCAGTTCTGGACAAGCAAATTCCCTCACAGACCTGA GTTTAACGTCACCACCCATCTGGATGCCAATCTCACCAAGAATTACTGCAGAAACCCAGACAACAACCCAAATGGCCCCTGGTGCTACACCCGAGACCCAACAGTGCGACGGGAGGAGTGTGCTGTTCCAGTGTGTG GTCAGGACAAGACCACAGTTCCATTTATTCCCCGGACTCCTCCACTGGACAAAACACAGGAGCCATGTGAAACAGACAAAGGGCTGCTTTACAATGGGAATCGCTCTGTCACCGTCTCTGGGGCCAAGTGTTTGCCATGGGCCTCAGACAAGGCAAAGGAGCTGTCCCATGGAACTATGTTTCTCCCAGAAGTGAAGCTGGTGGAGAATTATTGCCGGAATCCTGATGGGGATGATGAAGGTGTTTGGTGTTATGTGCATCATCCAAATACTACCTTTGAGTACTGTGACCTGCACTACTGTG caaggCCTTTGGATGAGATGGACGACGTAATAGCAGGGCGGACCATTACCCAAGAGCACCAAACCTTCTTTGATGTTAAGACTTTTGGTTCAGGTGAAGCAG ATTGTGGCACCCGTCCCCTGTTTGAGAAGAAAAAGATTTCTGATAAGAGTGAGCAGGAGCTGTTGGCATCCTACATTGGGGGCCGGATTGTAAAGGGGGAAAATGCAGAAGTTGGCAGTGCCCCCTG GCAGGTGATGCTTTTTAGGAAGAGTCCACAGGAGTTGCTGTGTGGTGCCAGCCTCATCAGTGACCGCTGGGTCCTTACTGCTGCCCACTGCCTCTTTTACCCACCCTGGGACAAGAACTTCACCACAGATGACATCTTGGTGCGGATTGGGAAGCACCAGAGAACAAA GTACGAGCGGAACACAGAGAAAATCGCCATGCTGGATAAAATCATCATCCATCCCAAGTACAACTGGAAAGAGAACCTGGACCGAGACATTGCACTGATGCTCCTGAAGAAACCCATAGTCTTCAGCGACTACATCCACCCTGTCTGCCTGCCCACCAGGGAGCTGGTGCAGAG CCTGATGCTGACAGGATTCAAAGGGCGGGTATCTGGATGGGGAAATCTGTATGAGACCTGGAGCTCTGGCACCGCTGCACTGCCCTCAGTTCTGCAACAGGTGAACCTCCCCATAGTCAGCCAGGATACCTGCAAGGCATCCACTAACATCAAACTCACTGACAACATGTTCTGTGCAG GATACAGTCCTGAAGACTCCAAGAGAGGGGATGCTTGCGAGGGGGACAGCGGGGGCCCTTTTGTCATGAAG AGCCCAGCAGATAACCGCTGGTATCAGGTGGGGATCGTCTCATGGGGAGAAGGCTGTGATCGTGATGGTAAATACGGATTTTATACACATGTATTCCGCTTGAAGAAATGGATGCTAAAAACCATCAACAAATATGGGCAATAA
- the ZNF408 gene encoding zinc finger protein 408, whose protein sequence is MERSHLGREQRPVRGHPGRIRDPPAQPGASCGALRSLPPGLALGPSLAQEPGMGVWCVGRALPPGALLGPRAEREPDCAAETAPSETSQSGCCCSDESICDRSPSWRSLVKRGRGEDEANVALVWISGRLHIRVRHPIAAGTELLYWPTEAQPGPAQVEGRLLQSASEGIAVPDEKQPKGQLAVAAVTETATPEAVVQREGASPCGNASEPFAGDPDNSKLMENETRAEGSRQPAKRSHRLQDNSRKEEESMTPGHEPGDAKVQRKENQHHESTSAAKANSRCKEDSVKEMDPQPKAERADGEPKEACRGKFHLPLSPPNGVRLSARLAGKPRKVHALTSQCLQECNARVSGQEAKRPSTSEGGGAETRKKVGQVSKGHSKLEPLEQRKKGLSDGPDELDKYPEVEVSIALEEGPSGSLGVSQQKSLPHGDEAGERRYRCGECGKAFLQLCHLKKHRFTHTGYKPFLCTECGKSYSSEESFKAHVLFHRGVRPFQCKQCDKAYGTKRDLREHEVLHTGERPFACEECGKTFARRPSLRIHRKIHLMKELNLANPKVCKCAICERYLANPGSLRNHMRLHTGEKPYICPYCGKDFRQQGNLRGHLRLHTGEKPYKCRFCGDAFPQLPELRRHLISHTGEAHLCTVCGKALKDPHTLRAHERLHTGERPFKCEQCGKAYTLATKLRRHQKSHLEDMPYKCDVCGMGYTLLQSLKRHKVTHKGARDSIKLVEAAVLLGMDVPKAARKRLKRKVPQEAGTEEPTVLMVQSVEMPAPINEAELMITANGHYIATYQPPGSPPESGVRRVLGSAAPAGHLETNNDIIEITISEHEHKCIIMQDEGSASDMVIIQEGVGFGAVAEVVEVETGT, encoded by the exons ATGGAGCGGAGCCACCTGG GGCGTGAGCAGCGCCCCGTCCGCGGCCACCCGGGGCGGATCCGAGACCCGCCCGCGCAGCCTGGCGCGTCCTGCGGAGCCCTGCGGAGCCTCCCTCCCGGACTGGCCCTGGGGCCCTCCCTCGCCCAGGAACCGGGCATGGGCGTCTGGTGCGTGGGGAGAGCCCTGCCGCCGGGAGCGCTCCTCGGGCCCCGGGCGGAGCGGGAGCCGGACTGTGCCGCAGAGACAGCGCCCTCGGAG ACAAGTcagtctggctgctgctgcagtgatGAATCCATTTGTGACAGGAGCCCTAGCTGGAGGAG CTTGGTGAAGCGAGGCCGGGGGGAGGATGAGGCAAACGTGGCTTTGGTGTGGATCAGTGGAAGGCTCCACATCCGAGTGCGGCATCCTATTGCTGCAGGCACTGAGTTGCTGTACTGGCCTACAGAGGCCCAACCTGGTCCTGCCCAAGTGGAGGGGAGACTGCTGCAGAGCGCATCAGAGGGGATAGCTGTTCCTGATGAGAAGCAGCCAAAGGGGCAGCTGGCAGTGgcagctgtgacagagacagcAACTCCAGAGGCTGTGGTGCAAAGGGAAGGAGCCTCTCCATGTGGGAATGCATCAGAGCCCTTTGCAG gggATCCTGATAACTCCAAGCTGATGGAGAATGAAACTAGAGCCGAaggcagcaggcagccagccaaaCGTTCCCACAGGCTGCAAGACAAcagcaggaaggaggaggaaagcaTGACCCCTGGACATGAGCCTGGGGATGCCAAGGTGCAGAGGAAAGAGAACCAGCACCATGAGAGCACCTCAGCAGCTAAGGCTAACAGCAGATGCAAAGAAGACTCAGTCAAGGAGATGGACCCCCAACCCAAGGCCGAGAGAGCAGATGGGGAGCCAAAAGAGGCATGTCGTGGGAAGTTCCATCTGCCGTTGTCTCCCCCAAATGGGGTTCGACTCAGCGCTCGCTTGGCTGGGAAGCCGCGCAAGGTGCATGCACTGACCAGCCAGTGCCTGCAGGAGTGCAATGCTAGGGTGTCTGGGCAGGAGGCCAAGAGGCCAAGCACTTCTGAGGGAGGTGGTGCAGAGACACGCAAGAAAGTAGGGCAGGTTTCCAAAGGCCATTCCAAACTAGAGCCCCTGGAGCAAAGGAAGAAGGGCCTGTCTGATGGTCCTGATGAGCTGGACAAGTACCCAGAAGTGGAGGTCAGTATTGCACTGGAGGAGGGGCCTTCTGGGAGCCTGGGTGTATCTCAGCAGAAGTCCCTGCCACATGGGGATGAGGCTGGTGAGCGCAGGTATCGCTGTGGGGAGTGCGGCAAGGccttcctccagctctgccacctcAAGAAACACAGGTTCACCCACACTGGCTACAAGCctttcctgtgcactgaatgtggCAAGAGCTACAGCTCTGAGGAGAGCTTCAAGGCCCACGTGCTCTTCCATCGGGGTGTGCGCCCCTTCCAGTGCAAGCAGTGTGACAAGGCCTATGGCACTAAGCGGGACCTGAGGGAGCATGAGGTGCTGCACACGGGTGAGCGGCCCTTTGCCTGCGAGGAGTGCGGCAAGACATTCGCCCGCCGGCCTTCCCTCCGCATCCACAGGAAGATCCACCTAATGAAGGAGCTCAACCTAGCCAATCCCAAGGTATGCAAGTGTGCCATCTGTGAGCGTTACCTGGCCAACCCTGGCTCCCTGCGCAACCACATGCGCCTGCAcactggggagaagccctacatcTGCCCCTACTGTGGCAAGGACTTCCGGCAGCAGGGCAACCTGCGTGGCCACCTGCGGCTCCACACCGGCGAGAAGCCCTACAAATGTCGCTTCTGTGGGGATGCCTTtccccagctgccggagctgcggcgGCACCTCATCTCCCACACTGGGGAGGCCCACCTGTGCACGGTATGTGGCAAGGCGCTGAAGGACCCCCACACGCTGCGGGCCCATGAGCGCCTCCATACCGGCGAGCGCCCTTTCAAGTGTGAGCAGTGTGGCAAGGCATACACGCTGGCCACCAAGCTGCGCCGGCACCAGAAATCCCACCTGGAGGACATGCCTTACAAGTGTGATGTCTGTGGCATGGGCTATACCCTTCTGCAGAGCCTCAAGCGCCACAAGGTCACCCACAAGGGGGCCAGAGACTCCATTAAGCTGGTGGAGGCTGCGGTCTTGCTGGGCATGGACGTGCCAAAGGCTGCAAGGAAGAGGCTCAAAAGGAAGGTCCCTCAGGAGGCGGGTACTGAGGAGCCTACAGTGCTCATGGTGCAGTCAGTGGAGATGCCAGCACCAATAAATGAGGCAGAGCTTATGATAACTGCCAATGGGCATTACATTGCCACTTACCAGCCCCCAGGCAGCCCCCCTGAGTCTGGGGTgcgcagggtgctgggcagcgcAGCCCCTGCTGGGCACCTGGAAACGAACAATGACATTATTGAGATCACGATCTCTGAGCACGAGCACAAATGTATCATCATGCAGGACGAAGGCTCCGCCAGTGACATGGTCATCATCCAGGAGGGTGTGGGTTTCGGTGCTGTAGCCGAGGTGGTGGAGGTAGAGACGGGGACCTGA